From the genome of Rathayibacter sp. VKM Ac-2759, one region includes:
- a CDS encoding aminobutyraldehyde dehydrogenase, protein MTAFTLAPAASATSEGRDFLPPYGHYVDGAFVDGSAADRLPVVDPATAETIAEVPAGTAADVDRAVAAARRAQREWGRTTPRSRSEVLHRIADVIEDNRAAFAALESLNTGKPAAVADDDIDSAIDTFRFMAGAARTLTSLAGGQYVTGNTSLILREPVGVVGVVTPWNYPLLMAAWKIAPILAGGNSIVLKPSEQTPLTTLKLAELVTGILPAGVLNVVVGLGPTVGRRIAEHPDIALVALTGSVGSGRAVAEAAASTLKRVHLELGGKAPVLVLPDADLAAVARGVRAAGFWNSGQECGAACRVIVHESVAEALTAELTREIGSLVVGPPEAGSDVEIGPLISKAHYERVLGFLERAEAAGATIAVGGHTFDSPGYFVAPTLLTGVAPDSEIATSEAFGPVVSVETYSDLPEAIERANATPYGLAASVWTADAAASLQIPTELDFGTVWVNAHLVLANEVPWGGFKGSGYGRDLSLYALDDFTRTKHVMLNHE, encoded by the coding sequence ATGACCGCTTTCACGCTCGCTCCAGCCGCCTCTGCGACCTCCGAGGGGAGGGACTTCCTCCCGCCCTACGGCCACTACGTCGACGGGGCCTTCGTCGACGGATCGGCGGCCGACCGCCTCCCGGTCGTCGACCCCGCCACGGCGGAGACGATCGCGGAGGTGCCCGCCGGCACCGCCGCCGACGTCGATCGCGCCGTGGCCGCCGCCCGCCGCGCCCAGCGCGAGTGGGGCAGGACCACGCCGCGCTCCCGCTCCGAGGTGCTGCACCGCATCGCCGACGTGATCGAGGACAACCGCGCCGCCTTCGCCGCGCTGGAGTCGCTCAACACCGGCAAGCCGGCGGCCGTCGCCGACGACGACATCGACAGCGCGATCGACACCTTCCGCTTCATGGCGGGGGCGGCGCGCACGCTGACGTCGCTGGCGGGCGGGCAGTACGTCACCGGCAACACGTCGCTCATCCTGCGCGAGCCGGTCGGAGTGGTCGGCGTCGTCACGCCGTGGAACTACCCGCTGCTCATGGCGGCGTGGAAGATCGCCCCCATCCTCGCCGGAGGCAACTCGATCGTCCTCAAGCCGAGCGAGCAGACCCCGCTGACGACCCTGAAGCTCGCCGAGCTGGTCACCGGGATCCTGCCCGCGGGCGTGCTGAACGTCGTCGTCGGCCTCGGCCCGACCGTCGGGCGCCGCATCGCCGAGCACCCCGACATCGCGCTCGTCGCCCTCACCGGCAGCGTCGGCAGCGGCCGCGCCGTGGCGGAGGCGGCCGCGTCCACGCTCAAGCGCGTCCACCTCGAGCTCGGCGGGAAGGCGCCCGTGCTCGTGCTGCCGGACGCCGACCTCGCCGCCGTCGCGCGCGGTGTGCGGGCGGCGGGCTTCTGGAACTCCGGTCAGGAGTGCGGCGCCGCGTGCCGCGTGATCGTGCACGAGTCGGTCGCCGAGGCGCTGACCGCCGAGCTGACCCGCGAGATCGGATCCCTCGTCGTCGGGCCTCCGGAGGCCGGCTCCGACGTCGAGATCGGACCTCTGATCTCGAAGGCCCACTACGAGCGCGTCCTCGGCTTCCTCGAGCGCGCCGAGGCGGCGGGCGCGACGATCGCGGTCGGCGGGCACACCTTCGACAGCCCCGGCTACTTCGTCGCGCCGACCCTGCTGACCGGCGTCGCGCCGGACTCCGAGATCGCGACGTCGGAGGCGTTCGGCCCGGTGGTCAGCGTCGAGACCTACTCGGACCTGCCCGAGGCGATCGAGCGCGCCAACGCGACTCCCTACGGCCTCGCCGCCTCCGTCTGGACGGCGGACGCGGCCGCGTCGCTGCAGATCCCGACCGAGCTCGACTTCGGCACGGTCTGGGTCAACGCCCACCTCGTGCTCGCCAACGAGGTCCCCTGGGGCGGCTTCAAGGGCTCCGGCTACGGCCGCGACCTCTCGCTCTACGCGCTCGACGACTTCACCCGCACGAAGCACGTCATGCTCAACCACGAGTAG
- a CDS encoding GntR family transcriptional regulator: MTLPKLAEPTLLADQVYATLQAAIFSGELPAGARLRIRDLAEQVGTSVMPVREAIRRLEEAGLAESEAHKGAVVKGLSLEELLHVYGARRALEIEAARLGSLRVGEAECDRMQAEWEQMRTAIAEHRELAVLDHDEALLSILYEASGNPVLVQLIRNLWQRCRAYKIVGARGWLDRPEDDTLWRYQEAIIAAAREHDAERAGELTRESLVNATGRIEALLAEQRAVPAE; this comes from the coding sequence GTGACCCTCCCCAAGCTCGCCGAACCGACCCTCCTGGCCGACCAGGTGTACGCGACCCTGCAGGCGGCGATCTTCAGCGGAGAGCTGCCCGCCGGCGCCCGCCTGCGCATCCGGGACCTCGCCGAGCAGGTCGGCACCAGCGTGATGCCGGTGCGCGAGGCGATCCGCCGCCTCGAGGAGGCGGGCCTCGCCGAGAGCGAGGCGCACAAGGGAGCGGTCGTCAAAGGGCTCAGCCTCGAGGAGCTGCTGCACGTCTACGGGGCGCGCCGGGCGCTCGAGATCGAGGCCGCGCGACTCGGGTCCCTGAGGGTCGGGGAGGCCGAGTGCGACCGGATGCAGGCGGAGTGGGAGCAGATGCGCACCGCGATCGCCGAGCACCGCGAGCTCGCGGTGCTCGATCACGACGAGGCACTGCTGTCGATCCTGTACGAGGCGTCCGGCAACCCGGTGCTCGTGCAGCTCATCCGCAACCTGTGGCAGCGGTGCCGCGCCTACAAGATCGTGGGCGCCCGCGGCTGGCTCGACCGCCCGGAGGACGACACCCTGTGGCGCTACCAGGAGGCGATCATCGCCGCGGCCCGGGAGCACGACGCGGAGCGGGCCGGTGAGCTGACGCGCGAGTCGCTCGTCAATGCGACGGGCCGGATCGAGGCGCTCCTCGCCGAGCAGAGGGCGGTCCCGGCGGAGTGA
- a CDS encoding NAD(P)/FAD-dependent oxidoreductase: MKDAVIVGAGLAGLSAAWRLRHWDTVVLESGDRVGGRIRSEKRGQYFLNWGGHVFAGANSSTRELLQETGTRAVTVPGSLAGIAMNGKLLLKGKLQTYPFRIPMPMSSRAALMTAGAKVSLDVFRYAKVVKRRPGETGESRQQRIYDFENDRSFADYIGDLPEDAEALFRPTVTRSAADPEELSAGAGIGYFSLVWNVGEGLDQHIAGGPSTLTENIAASLRDRIELGASVQEVVHEKDHVVVRYRQDGVDHEVRARTVVLATPATVTHAVAVDLPAETREALSKIVYGPYVSAAFLTNETTAQPWDAAYGIATPKRSFNVALNMGNIARGSESSRQPGGSLMVFSPASLARDLLHRSDEEILDIYTRDLDEVLPGFGGIVEEAHVQRWETGAPYCFPGRGRLQAALTRPTDRVFLAGDYLGTLYTETAITSGFSAAQRAASALATERQTRGALKGADAR; this comes from the coding sequence GTGAAGGATGCAGTGATCGTGGGAGCCGGCCTGGCCGGTCTGTCGGCGGCGTGGCGGCTGCGCCACTGGGACACCGTGGTGCTCGAGTCGGGGGACCGCGTCGGCGGCCGCATCCGCTCGGAGAAGCGCGGGCAGTACTTCCTCAACTGGGGCGGCCACGTCTTCGCCGGGGCGAACAGCTCCACCCGCGAGCTGCTGCAGGAGACCGGGACGCGCGCGGTGACGGTGCCCGGCTCGCTCGCCGGGATCGCGATGAACGGGAAGCTCCTGCTCAAGGGCAAGCTGCAGACGTACCCCTTCCGCATTCCGATGCCGATGTCCTCGCGCGCCGCGCTGATGACCGCCGGGGCCAAGGTGAGCCTCGACGTCTTCCGGTACGCGAAGGTGGTGAAGCGCCGTCCCGGCGAGACGGGGGAGTCGCGCCAGCAGCGCATCTACGACTTCGAGAACGACCGGTCCTTCGCCGACTACATCGGCGACCTGCCCGAGGACGCGGAGGCGCTCTTCCGTCCCACCGTGACCCGCTCGGCCGCGGATCCGGAGGAGCTGTCGGCCGGCGCCGGCATCGGCTACTTCAGCCTCGTCTGGAACGTGGGCGAAGGGCTCGACCAGCACATCGCGGGCGGGCCCTCCACCCTCACCGAGAACATCGCGGCCTCCCTCCGCGATCGCATCGAGCTCGGGGCGAGCGTGCAGGAGGTCGTGCACGAGAAGGACCACGTCGTCGTCCGCTACCGCCAGGACGGCGTCGACCACGAGGTGCGGGCCCGCACCGTCGTCCTCGCGACGCCGGCGACCGTCACGCACGCGGTGGCGGTCGACCTCCCGGCCGAGACCCGGGAGGCGCTCTCGAAGATCGTCTACGGGCCCTACGTCAGCGCCGCGTTCCTCACGAACGAGACGACGGCGCAGCCCTGGGACGCCGCGTACGGCATCGCGACGCCCAAGCGCTCGTTCAACGTCGCCCTCAACATGGGCAACATCGCGCGCGGATCCGAGAGCTCGCGCCAGCCCGGCGGCAGCCTGATGGTCTTCTCGCCGGCGAGTCTGGCGCGCGACCTCCTCCACCGCAGCGACGAGGAGATCCTCGACATCTACACCCGCGACCTCGACGAGGTCCTGCCCGGCTTCGGCGGGATCGTCGAGGAGGCGCACGTCCAGCGCTGGGAGACGGGTGCCCCGTACTGCTTCCCCGGGCGCGGCAGGCTGCAGGCCGCCCTGACCCGGCCGACGGACCGGGTCTTCCTCGCGGGGGACTACCTCGGCACGCTCTACACCGAGACCGCGATCACCTCGGGCTTCAGCGCCGCGCAGCGCGCGGCGAGCGCGCTGGCGACCGAGCGGCAGACGCGCGGGGCCCTGAAGGGGGCCGACGCCCGCTGA
- a CDS encoding GntR family transcriptional regulator, which translates to MSSGAERRRHAVLTAPLWMPSADWSSRSIAERLGVSQSSVSRTWRDGGADDGGAVELRDRLSLRPLALAGALVSARGSWLLLAPASLPAHRPPAPLGERSRRRLRVLRAADAARADLDLRAAADAATERFRGLVERLGAGSESALVIASGPRLLPAGDVDRELVIAGWGRLPELLAGLDEAGCADALADLESRARRWYRTREGAFLWTRQAPPPAEAGAAPIGSAVARSAAERRLADAIVHALRSGMIDGTFTRGDALSERALADRLHCSRARVRAALVMLADEGLVTASSAQSMVVRLPTTSDVVETYAARRALGAIALRATSTWSAGSRAAVHSALADLRERVTQGDVDRAQDLDLRFQRVLAEASGLTRIPAMLEVLSQQVTMFIAVLGVDYAFPAARILEQDTAMVDALERRDTERAIALWRLKMDEGLDYMIGQLDSVRGSRSAPAPAPRSHGGS; encoded by the coding sequence ATGAGCTCCGGGGCAGAGAGGCGACGGCACGCCGTCCTGACCGCTCCGCTGTGGATGCCGTCGGCCGACTGGTCGAGCCGCTCGATCGCCGAGCGCCTCGGGGTGAGCCAGTCGTCCGTCTCGCGGACGTGGCGCGACGGCGGCGCGGACGACGGCGGCGCGGTGGAGCTGCGCGACCGCCTCTCCCTCCGGCCCCTGGCGCTCGCCGGCGCCCTGGTCTCGGCCCGCGGCTCGTGGCTCCTGCTCGCTCCGGCGTCGCTGCCGGCCCATCGCCCACCCGCTCCCCTCGGCGAGCGCAGCCGGCGCCGCCTCCGGGTCCTCCGCGCCGCCGACGCGGCACGGGCCGATCTCGACCTCCGGGCGGCGGCCGACGCGGCGACGGAGCGCTTCCGCGGGCTCGTCGAGCGGCTCGGCGCCGGATCGGAGTCGGCGCTCGTGATCGCCTCCGGCCCGCGCCTCCTGCCGGCCGGGGACGTCGACCGGGAGCTCGTGATCGCCGGGTGGGGCCGCCTGCCCGAGCTGCTCGCCGGCCTCGACGAGGCGGGCTGCGCCGACGCGCTCGCCGACCTCGAGTCGCGGGCGCGGCGCTGGTACCGGACCCGCGAGGGAGCGTTCCTGTGGACCCGGCAGGCGCCCCCTCCCGCCGAGGCCGGGGCCGCTCCGATCGGGTCCGCGGTCGCCCGCAGCGCGGCCGAGCGGCGCCTGGCGGATGCGATCGTGCACGCGCTGCGCTCGGGGATGATCGACGGGACCTTCACGAGGGGCGACGCGCTCTCGGAGCGCGCGCTCGCCGACCGTCTGCACTGCAGCCGCGCCCGCGTCCGCGCGGCCCTGGTGATGCTCGCCGACGAGGGGCTGGTCACCGCGAGCAGCGCGCAGTCGATGGTCGTGCGGCTCCCGACCACCTCGGACGTCGTCGAGACCTATGCGGCCCGTCGAGCACTCGGCGCGATCGCGCTCCGGGCGACGAGCACCTGGTCCGCCGGGAGCCGAGCGGCCGTGCACTCGGCACTGGCGGACCTCCGCGAGCGCGTCACCCAGGGAGACGTCGATCGCGCGCAGGACCTGGACCTGCGCTTCCAGCGGGTGCTCGCCGAGGCCTCCGGCCTCACCCGCATCCCGGCGATGCTCGAGGTCCTCTCGCAGCAGGTGACCATGTTCATCGCGGTGCTCGGGGTCGACTACGCCTTCCCCGCGGCGCGCATCCTCGAGCAGGACACCGCGATGGTCGACGCACTGGAGCGGCGGGACACCGAGCGGGCGATCGCCCTCTGGCGGCTCAAGATGGACGAGGGGCTGGACTACATGATCGGCCAGCTCGACAGCGTCCGAGGGAGCCGTTCGGCCCCGGCTCCCGCCCCGCGATCGCACGGCGGATCCTGA
- a CDS encoding NAD(P)/FAD-dependent oxidoreductase, translating to MHDVAIIGAGPAGLATAHRLEQAGHSVVVLEETERTGGRALTVDVGGEAVNLGAMFVYSGTQSHRLAVELGIPLVPFEPTSFGIHVGGTTVVARDNAALVAELPLPAASRRALAEFLERARQEYFANTADGQLRPSEAGYGDASAQDRLDGLPADVQEILEAAIRGGSVARPSELSATYALRYFASYLVHEKNNRLVAVGGIQTIPDALAARLQRTEIRRGSSVTAVREAPGGSWRLDVADGSAVTAAHVVVSTPSPRIAGIVDLPAWKREALDTVRTPGSTVLGVVADVGGLAPSDVAADVQVPYDDWAFVVTPGRPFDAVINPQPGAGTGLAQFVCYGNSSGYVPGANVSGSGVLEEWLEQFLLVAPGLRGRIVGARIRSWEHCFSLLTPARTAVLAQLQAPVGTMHFAGDYSSETAGTHGAYAEAERVAQEIIAALA from the coding sequence ATGCACGACGTCGCCATCATCGGAGCAGGCCCGGCCGGCCTCGCCACCGCCCACCGCCTCGAGCAGGCCGGCCACTCGGTCGTCGTCCTCGAGGAGACCGAGCGCACGGGCGGTCGCGCCCTGACCGTCGACGTCGGAGGCGAGGCGGTCAATCTCGGGGCGATGTTCGTCTACAGCGGGACGCAGTCGCACCGCCTCGCCGTCGAGCTCGGCATCCCGCTCGTGCCGTTCGAGCCCACGAGCTTCGGGATCCACGTCGGCGGAACCACCGTCGTCGCCCGCGACAACGCCGCTCTGGTCGCGGAGCTGCCGCTCCCCGCCGCCTCCCGTCGGGCGCTCGCCGAGTTCCTCGAGCGGGCGCGGCAGGAGTACTTCGCGAACACCGCCGACGGGCAGCTGCGCCCGTCGGAGGCCGGCTACGGAGACGCCTCCGCGCAGGACCGCCTCGACGGGCTGCCGGCCGACGTCCAGGAGATCCTCGAGGCCGCGATCCGCGGCGGATCGGTCGCGCGGCCGTCGGAGCTGAGCGCGACCTACGCGCTGCGGTACTTCGCGAGCTACCTCGTGCACGAGAAGAACAACCGGCTCGTCGCCGTCGGCGGCATCCAGACGATCCCCGACGCTCTCGCGGCCCGGCTGCAGCGCACCGAGATCCGGCGCGGCAGCTCGGTGACGGCGGTCCGCGAGGCCCCGGGGGGCTCGTGGCGGCTCGACGTCGCGGACGGCTCCGCGGTCACCGCCGCCCACGTCGTGGTGTCGACGCCGTCCCCCCGCATCGCCGGCATCGTCGACCTGCCCGCGTGGAAGCGCGAGGCCCTCGACACCGTGCGCACACCGGGCTCCACCGTGCTCGGCGTCGTCGCCGACGTGGGCGGCCTCGCCCCGAGCGACGTCGCGGCCGACGTGCAGGTGCCGTACGACGACTGGGCGTTCGTGGTCACGCCGGGCCGGCCCTTCGACGCCGTGATCAACCCGCAGCCGGGCGCCGGCACGGGGCTCGCCCAGTTCGTCTGCTACGGCAACAGCTCGGGATACGTCCCGGGCGCGAACGTGAGCGGCTCCGGTGTGCTCGAGGAGTGGCTCGAGCAGTTCCTGCTGGTCGCTCCGGGGCTGCGCGGGCGGATCGTCGGCGCGCGGATCCGGTCGTGGGAGCACTGCTTCTCGCTGCTCACGCCCGCCCGCACCGCGGTGCTCGCGCAGCTCCAGGCCCCCGTCGGCACGATGCACTTCGCCGGCGACTACTCGTCCGAGACCGCGGGGACGCACGGCGCCTATGCCGAGGCGGAGCGCGTCGCACAGGAGATCATCGCCGCTCTCGCGTAG